Proteins encoded together in one Bradyrhizobium sp. CB82 window:
- a CDS encoding DUF2270 domain-containing protein, producing the protein MDRGCGWRCVGRTPHLPSIPAVVQTKRNCGSIIGSLLKARPEHFHRSWVVRAMLRPAEDTREIQELNAAELGAIAHLYRGEIYRSTIWRTRLDNTTNWSIVTLGIALSSTFSSREASALPLILIGMLLAVFLGLEARRYRYFNVWRARARFLETNWYVPILSGKRGDDDAGWRNILAEDYLHPRHHISFVRAAGRRIRRTYIWIIVIQTSAYIGKLAIHPQMAAHLEEFVDRAAIGPIPGWAVICCGVAYNLCWVVLAVTTYWLDRRAHGTRPSAAGMG; encoded by the coding sequence GTGGATCGTGGCTGCGGCTGGCGCTGCGTAGGGCGCACGCCTCACCTGCCATCGATCCCAGCAGTTGTCCAAACAAAGCGGAATTGTGGTAGTATCATTGGGTCGCTGCTGAAAGCACGACCTGAACATTTTCACCGGTCTTGGGTGGTTCGCGCCATGCTCAGGCCTGCAGAAGACACACGTGAAATCCAAGAGCTGAACGCGGCCGAATTGGGGGCGATCGCCCACCTCTATCGCGGCGAGATCTATCGCAGCACCATCTGGCGAACACGCCTCGACAACACGACAAACTGGTCGATCGTGACCTTGGGCATCGCCCTGTCGTCGACGTTCTCGTCCCGAGAGGCATCGGCGCTGCCGCTCATTCTGATAGGCATGCTGCTCGCGGTCTTTCTCGGACTCGAGGCGCGCCGTTATCGCTATTTCAACGTTTGGCGCGCGCGGGCGCGCTTCCTCGAAACCAATTGGTACGTTCCGATCTTGAGCGGCAAACGCGGAGATGACGACGCCGGTTGGCGGAACATCCTCGCGGAAGATTACCTGCATCCACGTCATCACATCAGCTTCGTTCGCGCCGCCGGGCGTCGTATTCGCCGCACCTACATCTGGATCATCGTGATCCAGACATCCGCCTATATCGGCAAACTCGCGATTCATCCGCAAATGGCGGCCCACCTTGAGGAGTTCGTCGATCGCGCCGCGATCGGCCCGATCCCGGGCTGGGCCGTGATCTGCTGCGGCGTTGCCTATAATCTCTGCTGGGTCGTTCTTGCAGTCACGACGTATTGGCTCGATCGGCGTGCACATGGCACACGGCCCTCCGCAGCCGGAATGGGTTGA
- a CDS encoding CBS domain-containing protein: MKVRDVMHKGVDWVSPDTPITEIAKLMQGHDIGCIPIGENDHLIGMVTDRDIVCKGLASKDFNAARMTARDVMTEGIHCCREDDDLAKAVHHMETLKIRRLPVINRNKRMVGMISMGDVGQSATADLLTQCVKGVSAHHH; the protein is encoded by the coding sequence ATGAAGGTCAGGGACGTGATGCACAAGGGCGTCGATTGGGTCAGCCCCGACACCCCGATCACCGAGATTGCGAAGTTGATGCAAGGGCACGACATCGGCTGCATTCCGATCGGTGAAAACGACCATTTGATCGGGATGGTGACGGATCGCGATATCGTCTGCAAAGGCCTTGCGAGCAAGGACTTCAACGCCGCGCGGATGACCGCGCGGGACGTGATGACCGAAGGCATCCATTGCTGCCGCGAAGACGACGATCTGGCGAAGGCCGTGCATCACATGGAGACGCTGAAGATCCGGAGGCTGCCCGTGATCAACAGGAACAAGCGGATGGTCGGCATGATCAGCATGGGTGACGTCGGCCAATCCGCCACCGCCGATCTGTTGACCCAATGCGTCAAGGGCGTGTCGGCCCATCATCATTGA
- a CDS encoding YbaK/EbsC family protein encodes MSIAPTLHRYLTAEKIQYAEIPHDLTMSSTRTAQACHVSGDRLAKAVVLRHDGGYMLAIVPASHHLNLPDLKERLGEDLAMANETEINRIFADCAHGAVPAVGRCYGLDLIVDDTIQAQPEVYIEAGDHETLLQLTHAQFARLTANAPHGRFSAHD; translated from the coding sequence ATGTCCATTGCTCCGACACTGCACCGATATCTTACCGCCGAGAAAATCCAATATGCGGAGATCCCGCACGATCTCACCATGTCGTCCACGCGCACGGCGCAGGCCTGCCACGTCTCGGGCGATCGTCTCGCCAAGGCCGTCGTGTTGCGGCATGACGGCGGCTATATGCTCGCCATCGTGCCGGCATCGCACCATCTCAACCTGCCGGACCTGAAAGAGAGGCTTGGCGAGGATCTCGCGATGGCCAACGAAACCGAGATCAATCGGATCTTCGCCGACTGCGCGCACGGAGCCGTGCCGGCCGTCGGAAGGTGCTACGGACTCGATCTGATCGTCGATGATACCATCCAGGCCCAGCCCGAGGTCTATATCGAAGCCGGCGATCACGAGACGCTGCTGCAGCTGACCCACGCGCAGTTCGCGCGCCTGACGGCCAATGCGCCGCATGGACGTTTCAGCGCGCACGACTGA
- a CDS encoding DUF3311 domain-containing protein, with protein sequence MSNGVGSRYSLEEAATGRRDQEHAGWSWWYLLFLIQFIAVLWPPFYNMAEPELIGIPFFYWYQLLWVVIGAILTAMVYFATED encoded by the coding sequence ATGTCAAATGGCGTCGGTTCGAGATACAGCCTCGAGGAAGCGGCCACCGGCCGGCGGGACCAGGAACACGCCGGATGGAGCTGGTGGTACCTGCTCTTCCTCATTCAATTCATCGCCGTTCTCTGGCCGCCGTTCTACAACATGGCCGAGCCTGAGCTCATCGGCATCCCATTCTTCTACTGGTACCAGCTTCTCTGGGTCGTCATTGGAGCCATCCTGACCGCAATGGTCTATTTCGCGACGGAGGATTAG
- a CDS encoding alpha/beta fold hydrolase, whose translation MSAGSALALGGCAGLGATGARFDASSLSVDPTLLITTTRKPVNGGRTKPWFGPERATTMTVARAKLVAPDESRLSLASVGLGDWRLDRVEPLSSDVGDLLAQAGAGGDVLIYVHGFKQTFETAALDAAHLSDGIKFRGRTMLFSWPSKAGLFDYAYDRDSAMWSRDEFERVLSSVVSAPGGGRVHIVAHSMGTMLTLESLRQLYARYGDTVTGKIGAVVFAAPDIDMDVFSSAIHRIGPLAGKITVIAATNDRALALSGQIAGGMTRVGAAEKAAIEQLGVRVIDASDAGWGIINHDLFLSNADVQRVIRRSIDGTTA comes from the coding sequence GTGTCGGCAGGCAGCGCCCTCGCGCTTGGCGGATGCGCGGGCCTGGGCGCGACCGGCGCGCGCTTCGACGCATCGTCGCTCTCCGTTGACCCCACATTGCTGATCACCACCACGCGCAAACCCGTGAACGGCGGTCGCACGAAACCCTGGTTCGGGCCGGAGCGCGCGACGACAATGACGGTCGCGCGGGCGAAGCTGGTGGCACCGGACGAGAGCCGGCTTTCTCTCGCCTCGGTCGGACTTGGCGATTGGCGCCTTGATCGGGTCGAACCGTTGTCGTCCGACGTCGGTGATCTCCTTGCTCAGGCCGGCGCGGGCGGAGACGTGCTGATCTATGTGCACGGCTTCAAGCAGACATTCGAAACGGCGGCGCTCGATGCCGCCCATCTCTCCGACGGGATCAAGTTCCGCGGCCGGACCATGCTGTTCTCCTGGCCTTCCAAGGCAGGACTGTTCGACTATGCCTATGACCGCGACAGCGCGATGTGGTCCCGCGACGAATTCGAGCGCGTGCTCTCGTCCGTCGTGTCGGCTCCCGGCGGCGGCCGCGTGCACATCGTTGCGCACAGCATGGGAACCATGCTGACGCTCGAAAGCCTACGTCAGCTCTATGCGCGATATGGCGACACCGTTACAGGCAAGATCGGCGCGGTGGTGTTTGCCGCGCCCGATATCGACATGGACGTGTTCTCGTCGGCAATCCACCGCATCGGTCCGCTTGCCGGCAAGATCACCGTGATCGCCGCGACCAACGATCGCGCACTGGCCCTGTCGGGGCAAATCGCAGGCGGAATGACGCGGGTCGGCGCTGCCGAGAAGGCCGCCATCGAGCAGCTTGGCGTGCGTGTGATCGACGCCTCCGACGCGGGCTGGGGCATCATCAACCACGATCTGTTTCTGTCGAACGCCGACGTGCAGCGGGTGATCCGCCGCTCGATCGACGGTACGACGGCGTGA